Proteins from a single region of Xenopus laevis strain J_2021 chromosome 9_10S, Xenopus_laevis_v10.1, whole genome shotgun sequence:
- the apcdd1l.S gene encoding protein APCDD1-like encodes MAGAFMSLAFFLALASGNRIREVPPPSHQHYGADRLMWEPQCQYQLRHLQDGARITALLPPNIEGHWISTGCEVRPGPEFLIRSYTFYPERIFKALQFYYQDPQCGEPSYSLVIKGKVRLRQASWITRGAMEADYLLHKVGVVFHSPEVMSTVRAQMNRTCAGFVSTGRTWAPGRVYELLSAKLGRDCTSAIGFTMHELSLLRLEKQYNAQHMGALVEKLFLGDIHTEKSERIHYRPTGYQQQPLQSALHHMHPCPACMEIYRADEHRPPILPKTPHPPGHLIGKWVSGQCEVRPAVLFLTRYLTFHGDNRTWEGFYYHYADPLCKQPTFTLYASGHYTKGFRSEHVKGGTEMVFQVNRARVIPLSHATVQMLNISRPGSCGEAGNWVLGEEQDITETGGCEALGINLPHMEYELFRVEQDGNGRYLLYLGERPTDGSSPDSPNKRPTSYQPPLLQCSGEPTVSSKHSHLVDLTPSRAPFLYPHSALYSALLIVAHVLR; translated from the exons CCCTGGCCTCTGGGAATCGGATCAGGGAAGTGCCCCCACCCTCCCACCAACACTATGGAGCAGACAGACTGATGTGGGAGCCCCAGTGCCAGTATCAGCTACGCCACCTGCAGGATGGGGCCCGCATTACAGCTCTGCTGCCCCCCAATATTGAAGGACACTGGATCTCTACCGG ATGTGAGGTGCGCCCAGGGCCCGAGTTCCTCATCAGATCTTACACGTTTTACCCTGAACGTATTTTCAAGGCCCTCCAGTTCTATTACCAGGACCCTCAGTGTGGGGAACCCTCCTATTCACTAGTGATCAAAGGGAAAGTGCGGCTGCGCCAGGCTTCCTGGATAACACGGGGGGCCATGGAGGCGGATTACCTGCTACACAAGGTGGGAGTTGTGTTTCACAGCCCAGAGGTGATGAGCACTGTACGAGCCCAAATGAACAGGACCTGTGCTGGATTTGTATCCACGGGTAGGACCTGGGCTCCGGGCAGAGTGTATGAGCTTCTGAGTGCCAAGTTGGGCCGGGACTGCACCTCTGCCATTGGATTTACTATGCATGAACTGAGCCTGCTGAGGCTGGAGAAACAGTACAACGCTCAGCACATGGGGGCGCTAGTGGAGAAGCTTTTCCTGGGGGACATTCATACTGAGAAGTCTGAGAGGATCCATTACCGGCCCACCGGCTACCAGCAGCAGCCCCTACAGAGTGCTCTG caccACATGCACCCGTGTCCCGCCTGCATGGAAATATACAGGGCAGATGAGCACCGCCCTCCCATCCTTCCAAAGACTCCTCATCCTCCGGGGCATCTCATTGGGAAATGGGTGAGTGGCCAGTGTGAGGTGCGTCCCGCTGTACTTTTTCTCACACGATACTTGACGTTCCACGGAGACAACCGCACATGGGAAGGCTTTTACTATCACTATGCCGACCCTCTCTGCAAGCAGCCCACGTTCACCCTCTACGCTTCAGGCCATTACACCAAAGGGTTCCGCTCGGAGCACGTGAAAGGTGGGACAGAAATGGTCTTCCAAGTGAACCGGGCTCGGGTCATACCGCTGAGTCATGCCACGGTTCAGATGCTGAATATCTCGAGGCCGGGGAGCTGTGGGGAGGCTGGAAATTGGGTTTTAGGGGAAGAACAAGATATTACAGAGACGGGGGGCTGTGAGGCGTTGGGTATCAACCTTCCACATATGGAATATGAACTATTCAGAGTGGAACAGGATGGGAACGGACGATACCTGCTTTATTTGGGTGAACGGCCTACAGACGGGTCAAGTCCAGATTCACCCAACAAGAGGCCAACATCCTACCAGCCTCCTCTTCTTCAGTGTTCTGGGGAGCCCACCGTCTCATCCAAGCACAGCCATCTTGTAGACTTGACCCCAAGCCGGGCGCCCTTTCTGTACCCCCATTCTGCCCTGTACTCCGCACTGTTAATTGTAGCACATGTTTTAAGATAA